The Bacillota bacterium region GGCAGGCTTATGATCGCGGTCTGCTGGGGAAGAAGCTGTTCGGGACCGACTTCGACTTTGATGTCGAGGTTCGCGTGGGGGCCGGTGCCTTCGTGTGCGGAGAGGAGACAGCCCTGCTGGCTTCTCTGGAGGGGCGGCGGGGCATGCCCCGCTTTCGACCACCTTTCCCGGCTCAGAGGGGGTTCCTGGGCCGGCCCACGGTGATCAACAACGTGGAGACCCTGGCCAACGTGCCCCTCATCATCCTGGAGGGTCCGGAGAAGTTCGCTTCCCTGGGTACGGAGGGAAGCAAGGGAACCAAGGTCTTCGCGCTGGCGGGGAAGATCAACCTCACCGGACTGGTAGAGGTGCCGATGGGGACTACCCTGAGGGAGATCATTTACGACATAGGCGGCGGCATCCCCGGAGGGAAGAGGTTCAAGGCGGCCCAGACGGGGGGCCCGTCCGGCGGCTGCATCCCGGCCGAGTGCCTGGACGTACCCGTCGACTACGATTCCCTGGCCGGACTGGGCTCCATCATGGGGTCGGGCGGGCTCATCGTCCTGGATGAGGACACGTGCATGGTGGATGTTGCCCGTTTCTTCCTGCAGTTCACCCGCGACGAATCCTGCGGCAAGTGCACGCCCTGTCGGGAAGGCATCCCCCAGATGCTGGCCATCCTGGACCGCATAGTAGCCGGTCGCGGCCAGGAAGGGGACCTGGAAGAACTCGAGAGACTGGGCAGGTTCATCAAGCTGACTGCCCTTTGCGGGTTGGGCCAGACCGCACCCAATCCGGTTCTCTCTACCCTCAGGTACTTCCGGTCCGAATACGAGGCCCACATTTACCGGCAGGAGTGCCCTGCTGCCGTGTGCCGATCCCTCACCAGCTTCGTGATCGATCGCGCCGAGTGCATGGGCTGCGGGGCGTGCACCCGCGTGTGCCCCTCCGGGGCTATCACGGGCAACGTGAAGGAACCCCACGAAATCGACCAGGAAAAGTGCATACGCTGTGGCCAGTGCCGGAGCGTCTGTGCGTTTTCTGCCGTCCGTCAGGTGCCCGGACGACTGGTACCGCTGCCGGTTGGGGAGGGAAATGGACATGGAGTCCGTCACGGTTATTGACCGCGCTGTGCCCGGCCGCGTACTGGAAGAGGTCCGTCCGGAGGTTAGCCTGGTCACGCTTACCATCGACGGGAGGCTGGTGCAGGCCCCTGTGGGGACGACGGTCCTGGACGCGGCCCGGCAGGCGGGTATCCGCATACCTGCCCTGTGCCATCACCCTGCCCTTCCTCCTGATGGAGCGTGCCGGGTTTGCCTGGTGGAGGTGGAGGGGCGCCAGAACCTGGTCCCTGCCTGCCAGTTCCCCGTGGCCGAGGGGCTGAAGGTGCGGACCAACTCTCCCCTGGTGCGGGAAGCCAGGCGGACGATGGTGGAGCTGTTGCTGGCGCGTCATCCGCACGATTGCCTGAGCTGCGTCCGGAGCGGCAACTGCGAATTGCAGGAACTGGCCCGGCAGGTGGGGGCTCGGGCCGGGCGCTTCGCCGGGCAACCGCCCTCGCTGGAAGTGGATGACTCCAGCCCGGCCCTGACCCGGGATCCCGGCAAGTGCATCCTGTGTGGCCGGTGCGTGCGCATGTGCTCGCTGCAGGGGGTGGGGGTCCTGGGATTTGCCTATCGGGGGCTGAGGACCATGGTTGGCCCCGCTTTCTCCCACAAACTGGCCGAAGTGTCCTGTGTGGCGTGCGGGCAGTGCGCCAGCGTCTGTCCCGTAGGCGGCATCACGGAGGGGGACGACACCGCCCGGGTATGGGAAGCCCTGGCGGACCCTGCTCGCCTGGTGGTGGTTCAGGTGGCCCCCGCGGTGCGTGCTTCGCTGGGGGAGGCACTTGGGCTACCACCGGGGATGCCGGTAACGGGGCGCCTGGTCA contains the following coding sequences:
- the nuoF gene encoding NADH-quinone oxidoreductase subunit NuoF, with the protein product MSRRVLVCGGAGCVSSGCAAVKEALSAEVARAFSGGVEVVVTGCIGVCALGPLVLVEPEDVLYCHVKPEDASEIVASHLVGGRVVERLLWRDAQGRPRAALADIPFFSRQVKLVLRKCGRIDPENVDEYLERGGYRALREVLSGWTPARVIEAVKASGLRGRGGAGFPTGRKWELARREALYPKYVVCNADEGDPGAFMDRSVLEGDPHSVLEGLAIAGYAIGANKGFIYVRAEYPLALSRLEIALRQAYDRGLLGKKLFGTDFDFDVEVRVGAGAFVCGEETALLASLEGRRGMPRFRPPFPAQRGFLGRPTVINNVETLANVPLIILEGPEKFASLGTEGSKGTKVFALAGKINLTGLVEVPMGTTLREIIYDIGGGIPGGKRFKAAQTGGPSGGCIPAECLDVPVDYDSLAGLGSIMGSGGLIVLDEDTCMVDVARFFLQFTRDESCGKCTPCREGIPQMLAILDRIVAGRGQEGDLEELERLGRFIKLTALCGLGQTAPNPVLSTLRYFRSEYEAHIYRQECPAAVCRSLTSFVIDRAECMGCGACTRVCPSGAITGNVKEPHEIDQEKCIRCGQCRSVCAFSAVRQVPGRLVPLPVGEGNGHGVRHGY